A stretch of DNA from Bacillota bacterium:
CTTATCCTAGATGTTCTTTGGGTGTGCCGATTACTAACGCGGGCGGCGATGGTCGTTACGTTGAATAACCCGGTATTATTTGCTTTGAATTACAAAGAATAAAATCATGGGAAGACCCTTTTTCTATTGACAGTGCCTTGAACGAAGTAAACCCCGGGTTGCCGAGCAACAACCCTTAACTTTAAAAACGGGCAGGATGTCATGGAGGACGATAAACAAATGGACAGGTTCTTCCGGGGACTCGTGGCGGGAATCGCCGGAGGCGTGTTGATGAATGTGTGGGATCTGACCACCTACTATCTGCTGGGTCTGCCCATATTGCGCTATCTCGACTGGGCGAGCGTTATCCTGTTCGGAGACCTGCCCCAAACGCATTTCCAGGCCGGGTACGCCTTAATCGTTCAGATACTGTGGGTAGGCCTGCTGGGTGTCGTCTTCGCTTATGCCCTGCCTCAGACAACCTCCCGGGGTTATCTTCTCAAGGGGGCCTTTTACGGGATTATACTAGGTTTCTTCGTTTACGCTATACCCGTCCTGCTCGAAACACAATACCTCTCTGATTTCACAACCGCTACGGTGCTAGCGAACCATTCCGGCGGCCTGCTGTGGGGGTTGACTTTGGCGCAGACACTGCGCCGGCTGGAAAGCAACCCGAGAGCCGAGACATAGACGTCCACGGAGTGAAGTGGCAACTTACGAGTCTTGGTTAAGAGGGTCACTGGACTTTGGCTGGTGGGGTATGTCGGGTATAACTATTTAGATTTCCCGGTCATCGGGTGTAGCAACCGTCAGGTTTTTGGGAAAAACTCCTGTATGGTTTTTCTTACTTCTTCAATCCAGGTTTTTCTTTGCGCAAGGGTACTGGTAACCACCACCCCGAACATTTTCCGGTGGAAGCGTTCCACCCCGCACAGGACGAAAACGCAGTTCTTCCACAGCGTTTCGAGCGGGTCGCCGAAAACCTTCAGTTCCCGTTCTTCGGGGGTGTTCGAGGTGTTGAAGACCAGGGCGCACCTTGCTTTCAAAAGCCCCACCGGCACTCCTTCGCCGTTGTCGCCTTCCAGGAACTCATAAGCCACACCCGGCCGGATCACGCGGTCGACCCAGCCCTTGAGGATCGCCGGCGGCTGGCCCCACCAGTTGGGATGGACTATCACGATTCCCTCCGCCTGGGAAATCTCGTCGCAGTGCTTCTGTATCACCGGGTCAAGAGGGGCGTCTTTGGGTATCTCCCGGCCCGGCAGGACGGGGTCGAACCCTTCCGCGTACAGATCGTGAAAAATAACCTCGTGACCGCCGGCCTCAAGGGTATGGACGACGGTTTCCGCTATGGCGTGGTTGAAACTGCCTTCTTCCGGGTGCCCCAGAATGACCGATATCTTCAATGATTCAACCCCTTACGCTTTATATTGTTCTTCGGGCGGCCAGCCCGCCGGCGTTTTACTTCTTCACTTTTCGCCCAGGATAAGAAAGACTTTTCGTTTGAAGAACAGTCCGCCGTCGGCGACGATGAAGTATTCCGAAATCCTTTTGTCCTTCAACCCGGATTCCAGCAACCTTTCCACCCTTGCCGTACCATCTTCAGACTGGCAGGCGTGACCGAGATAGTCCGCGAAGTTCAGTTCCACTTCGACCTCGAATTCGTCCAGAATGCTCAAGTTATTGGCTTTGAAGAGGTTAACGATAGATTCTTTAGATAAAGCCGTGTTGTGGCTTAGATCGATCTCCTTTTCCAGGCGTTCGAAGAAATCGTTGACCCTCCGGTCTTTGTACGAAACTATGTCCTGAATGCTCACTCTTCCGCCGCCTTCGCAGCATCGCACCATTTCCCTGAAAACCTGGTCGTAATTGCTCATATGGTGAAACGCCGACTTGCAGATCACCACCGAGCAGGAACCGTCATCGCAGGGAATCTTTTCGACATCGTGGCAGATGAATCTTACATTAACCGGGCGGTCCCGTGCCGCCTGTTCCGCCGCTATCTTGATCATATTTTCGGAGATGTCTATACCCTGAACCGATTTTATTTTACCGGCGCAGAATATCGCGAATTCTCCGGTCCCGCAGGCGACATCCAGGAGCGTATCGTCCTTTTTCATTCTACAGAACTCAAAATACCGGCGCATGTACTCCCGGTTCCGGGTGACGGACCAGTTGCTGAATCTCTCCGCCTGCCTGTTGAACTGCTTCTTGATAATTTCATTTAACAAGGTCGTTACCTCATAAGGCTTGCTCAGTAGCTTCGCAAGACGTATTCTTTAAACATCGGCTCCACAAACCTGTACTTGCCACGGCCTTTTTTCTCGATAACGGCTTTCACTATAAGCTGATCGGTCACTCTTTTGATTTCATTCGGGTGATGCTTTTCCTGGTAAATATTTTCTTCTGCTGCGAGGCTGCGAAGGACCTCGCGGACAAGCGGATTTTTTCCGATATCGTCAAGTATTTCTTCGAAAACGGGTGCCAGACTTAGCATGGCTCGTTCGTAGGCGATCTCGACCGTCTCGCTTAAAAGGCGCTGTTCTCCCAAAAGCGTGTAGTACGCTTCTGAGCAGAGGAGCATCGTGTCTTGCGGATGT
This window harbors:
- a CDS encoding NAD(P)H-dependent oxidoreductase — translated: MKISVILGHPEEGSFNHAIAETVVHTLEAGGHEVIFHDLYAEGFDPVLPGREIPKDAPLDPVIQKHCDEISQAEGIVIVHPNWWGQPPAILKGWVDRVIRPGVAYEFLEGDNGEGVPVGLLKARCALVFNTSNTPEERELKVFGDPLETLWKNCVFVLCGVERFHRKMFGVVVTSTLAQRKTWIEEVRKTIQEFFPKT
- a CDS encoding class I SAM-dependent methyltransferase; translation: MLNEIIKKQFNRQAERFSNWSVTRNREYMRRYFEFCRMKKDDTLLDVACGTGEFAIFCAGKIKSVQGIDISENMIKIAAEQAARDRPVNVRFICHDVEKIPCDDGSCSVVICKSAFHHMSNYDQVFREMVRCCEGGGRVSIQDIVSYKDRRVNDFFERLEKEIDLSHNTALSKESIVNLFKANNLSILDEFEVEVELNFADYLGHACQSEDGTARVERLLESGLKDKRISEYFIVADGGLFFKRKVFLILGEK